In Paenibacillus dendritiformis, the DNA window GAAGGCGATGATCTCCGGGAGAACCTGCAGCGTTTGCGGCTTCTCATGCATGAGCACGACTTCCAGCTCGTCTGTCGTCGCTTTTTTAATGTTCTGGACAATCTGCTCGGGGCGATCCTTCAGATCCCAGTCGTTCGAGTCAATGGTCCAATCCCAGATTTTGATCCCGTCGTCCGCGATTTGATCGCGAAGCTGCTCATTTTCCAATCCCGGAGCCGAGCCGTACGGCGGACGCACCAAATGCGGATTCTCGCCCGTAATATCATGGATGAGCGATAAGGTTTCTCTCATCTCCGGGACGAATTGTCCCTCTTCGTACAGCTTTTTATATTGATGAGTCATGCTATGGCCGCCGACATAATGCCCTTCACGCACCGCGCGCTTCACAGCGCTTTGCCAGCTGCGGCGTTCCAGATTGGTTCCCTGCATAAAAAAAGTGGCCTTGACGCCGTGCTGCCGCAAAACGTCCAAAAGCTTCCCGGTCAGTTCGCTCGGACCGTCGTCGAAGGTTAAATAAACGGTTTTCCCTTGCGGCCGGGCGTCGCTGCTCTTCGCCGCCGCATGATGGCCCTGTCCG includes these proteins:
- a CDS encoding polysaccharide deacetylase family protein, coding for MTARTNLERSTRQRRSRKKKRGRFIAGLAAVALLVFCFMKVTSLLETAAAKQHGQGHHAAAKSSDARPQGKTVYLTFDDGPSELTGKLLDVLRQHGVKATFFMQGTNLERRSWQSAVKRAVREGHYVGGHSMTHQYKKLYEEGQFVPEMRETLSLIHDITGENPHLVRPPYGSAPGLENEQLRDQIADDGIKIWDWTIDSNDWDLKDRPEQIVQNIKKATTDELEVVLMHEKPQTLQVLPEIIAFYQQEGYSFGVYDDAKHFHLNFQKDHRL